In Ferribacterium limneticum, a genomic segment contains:
- a CDS encoding sigma 54-interacting transcriptional regulator: MAGAHVLVVDDDEDILKLLTMRLRAKGFRITAVGSAEQALAQIAVDPPRVVVSDVRLPGLDGLALFEEIRRTRPTLPVILLTAHGNIPDAVAATSRGVFGYLTKPFDSQILLEKIDRALQLSAPTSHPGDEPCAAGKGDDAWMEGVIFRSSKMAELMAEARMVAASDASVLIRGESGSGKEVLARAIHRASPRAKGPFVAINCGAIPEQLLESELFGHAKGAFTGAGASRVGLFQTANGGTLFLDEIGDMPLALQVKLLRVLQERVVRPVGTTKAEPVDVRLLSATHRDLDLAMAQGQFREDLYYRLDVVSLTLPRLDERREDIPLLALHFVQLLAGKYGKPVNGFAPEALEALATAAWPGNVRQLFNVVEQSCALTSTPLIPLTLVQRALRVPVMDALNYAEAKQRFERNYLVQLLKLTDGNVADAARLAERNRTEFYRLLQKHDLTPAMFRSEGDSPPSGGDRPGPA, translated from the coding sequence ATGGCCGGCGCCCACGTACTGGTCGTCGATGACGACGAAGATATCCTCAAGCTGCTGACCATGCGCCTGAGGGCCAAGGGTTTCCGCATCACCGCCGTCGGCTCGGCCGAGCAGGCGCTGGCCCAGATCGCCGTCGATCCGCCGCGCGTCGTCGTCAGCGACGTTCGCCTGCCTGGGCTGGACGGCCTGGCACTGTTCGAGGAAATCCGCCGGACCCGGCCGACACTGCCGGTCATCCTGCTTACCGCCCACGGCAACATTCCCGATGCCGTTGCCGCCACCTCACGCGGCGTTTTCGGCTACCTGACCAAGCCTTTCGACAGCCAGATTCTGCTTGAAAAGATCGACCGCGCCCTGCAACTCTCGGCGCCAACCTCGCACCCCGGTGACGAGCCATGCGCGGCAGGGAAGGGCGACGACGCCTGGATGGAAGGCGTCATCTTCCGCAGCAGCAAGATGGCCGAACTGATGGCCGAAGCGCGCATGGTTGCCGCCTCCGACGCCAGCGTGCTGATCCGTGGCGAAAGCGGCAGCGGCAAAGAGGTGCTGGCCCGCGCCATCCACCGCGCCAGTCCGCGCGCCAAGGGGCCGTTCGTCGCCATCAACTGCGGCGCCATCCCCGAACAACTGCTCGAATCCGAACTCTTCGGCCACGCCAAGGGCGCCTTCACGGGCGCCGGCGCCAGTCGCGTTGGCCTGTTCCAGACCGCCAACGGCGGCACGCTCTTCCTCGATGAAATCGGCGACATGCCGCTCGCCCTCCAGGTCAAGCTGTTGCGCGTCCTGCAAGAACGCGTCGTCCGGCCGGTCGGCACGACCAAGGCCGAGCCGGTCGATGTCCGTCTGCTCTCGGCGACCCATCGCGACCTCGATCTCGCCATGGCCCAGGGCCAGTTCCGCGAAGACCTTTATTATCGTCTCGACGTCGTGTCGCTGACCCTGCCGCGCCTTGATGAGCGGCGCGAAGACATCCCGCTGCTCGCCCTGCATTTCGTCCAGCTGCTCGCCGGCAAATACGGCAAACCGGTCAACGGCTTTGCCCCCGAAGCCCTTGAAGCGCTGGCCACGGCCGCCTGGCCGGGCAACGTCCGACAACTGTTCAACGTCGTCGAACAAAGCTGCGCGCTGACCTCGACGCCGTTGATTCCGCTGACGCTCGTCCAGCGTGCCTTGCGCGTGCCGGTCATGGATGCCCTGAATTACGCCGAAGCCAAGCAGCGTTTCGAGCGCAACTACCTCGTCCAGTTGCTCAAACTGACCGACGGCAACGTCGCCGACGCCGCCCGCCTGGCCGAACGCAACCGGACCGAGTTCTACCGTCTGTTGCAGAAACACGACCTGACGCCAGCCATGTTCCGCAGCGAAGGCGATAGCCCGCCGTCAGGCGGAGACAGGCCGGGGCCGGCCTAG
- a CDS encoding N-acyl amino acid synthase FeeM domain-containing protein yields MQTMQDVIPSTSPLSSGIMPAALLAGSLGSGEGFELPELVVAPAVTYHQHRACSALVRRMYAWRGYRTSPARQLIEDPNHATLGVWLEGELVATLTASRDSSAGLLADNLYAEELSGLRKPSRVLCEVTRLAVDVDAHDPELLKSLFRSSYQYARAVFGVTDAVIEVNPRHAAYYRREFGFSQIGTVRTCPRVDAPAVLLHRPLGSLHF; encoded by the coding sequence ATGCAGACTATGCAGGACGTCATACCTTCGACCTCCCCGCTCAGCTCCGGCATCATGCCAGCCGCCTTGCTGGCGGGTTCGCTCGGGTCGGGCGAAGGTTTTGAGCTGCCGGAACTGGTCGTTGCCCCGGCCGTGACCTACCACCAGCACAGGGCCTGCAGTGCCCTGGTACGCCGCATGTACGCCTGGCGCGGTTACCGGACTTCGCCGGCACGACAGCTGATCGAAGACCCGAATCACGCCACGCTGGGTGTCTGGCTGGAGGGAGAACTGGTGGCGACGCTGACCGCTTCCCGCGATTCCAGCGCCGGCCTGCTCGCCGACAATCTCTATGCCGAGGAACTCTCCGGGCTGCGCAAGCCTTCCCGCGTTCTCTGCGAAGTGACGCGACTGGCGGTCGATGTCGATGCCCATGACCCCGAACTGCTCAAATCGCTTTTCCGCTCGAGCTATCAATACGCCCGGGCAGTTTTTGGCGTGACCGACGCGGTGATCGAAGTCAATCCGCGACATGCGGCCTACTACCGCCGGGAATTCGGTTTCTCGCAGATCGGCACCGTGCGCACCTGCCCCCGGGTCGATGCGCCGGCCGTGCTGCTGCACCGTCCGCTGGGCAGTCTTCACTTCTAG
- a CDS encoding bactofilin family protein: MFNKPILNNRNDVITRKEVNNILGSSTSTPNASAAASSTVAAPAPQPEKTESLAENVMGARLIVGPDVKLKGAEILDCDTLVVEGRVEATMDSRVIRIADNGSFSGKVSIDIAEIHGHFEGELTARSQLIIHATGKVTGKIRYGKLVIDEGGELCGDINALSAEKSTPFHLRDEPAKTLSAVAVAG, from the coding sequence ATGTTCAACAAACCGATCCTCAACAACCGCAATGACGTCATCACCCGCAAGGAGGTCAACAACATTCTGGGCAGCTCCACCAGCACCCCTAACGCCTCTGCTGCGGCAAGCAGCACCGTGGCCGCGCCAGCTCCCCAGCCGGAAAAGACCGAATCGTTGGCGGAAAACGTCATGGGCGCCCGTCTCATCGTCGGGCCCGATGTCAAACTGAAAGGCGCCGAAATTCTTGATTGCGACACGCTGGTCGTCGAAGGCCGCGTCGAAGCGACCATGGACAGCCGCGTCATCCGTATCGCCGACAATGGCTCGTTTTCGGGCAAGGTCAGCATCGACATCGCCGAAATCCACGGCCACTTCGAAGGTGAACTGACAGCCCGTTCGCAACTGATCATCCACGCCACCGGCAAAGTCACCGGCAAGATCCGCTACGGCAAGCTGGTCATCGACGAAGGCGGCGAACTATGCGGCGACATCAACGCCCTGTCGGCCGAGAAATCGACGCCTTTTCACCTCCGCGATGAACCGGCGAAAACATTGAGTGCCGTTGCCGTCGCCGGTTGA
- a CDS encoding permease, with protein MSSKYPTFSRRVAVFIFGLFFGLTVAGCASGPLARKLHLDDPSPEGALLYNQSLSRLTPAELGRERSVLVAVPQTPFTQVRMALLLGHPRVQQDLGKGLALLEGVLKSNEPAAAPFHPLARQLADNYQERMKLESQLEKQGQQLKDSQRKTAELQEKLDSLANIEQTLIPRPRVVSPNGGKR; from the coding sequence ATGAGCAGTAAATACCCGACGTTTTCCCGCCGCGTGGCGGTTTTCATTTTTGGCCTGTTTTTCGGGTTGACCGTAGCAGGCTGCGCTTCCGGCCCGCTGGCCAGGAAACTGCACCTCGACGACCCCAGCCCGGAGGGCGCGCTGCTCTATAACCAAAGCCTGTCGCGCCTGACGCCGGCCGAGCTGGGGCGCGAACGGTCGGTGCTCGTCGCCGTGCCGCAGACGCCCTTCACGCAGGTCAGGATGGCGCTGCTGCTTGGCCATCCGCGCGTCCAGCAGGATCTCGGCAAGGGGCTGGCGCTGCTCGAAGGCGTACTCAAATCGAACGAACCGGCAGCGGCGCCTTTTCACCCGCTGGCCCGGCAACTCGCCGACAACTACCAGGAACGCATGAAACTCGAAAGCCAGCTGGAAAAACAGGGCCAGCAATTGAAAGACAGCCAGCGCAAGACCGCCGAGCTGCAGGAAAAACTCGACAGCCTGGCCAATATCGAACAAACGCTGATCCCGCGCCCGCGCGTAGTCAGTCCGAACGGAGGCAAGCGGTAA
- a CDS encoding class I SAM-dependent methyltransferase produces the protein MKIADPAQTALCNEIKLLLDTLPLDGARVLELGCGKAEKTRLLAETGRPSEIIALEVHTIQHARNLEIADLPTVRFSHGGAEAIPVDDASVDIVLMFKSLHHVPVADMDRALAEIARVLKPGGLAWISEPVFAGDLNEVFRLFHNEQLVREAAFAAICKAVASGSLNLDKQMFFNTRSYFESFAQFDIRMIQVTHTDHQLAPELYRQVQEKFESFMGPDGATFLNPQRVDLLRKPA, from the coding sequence ATGAAGATCGCTGATCCCGCGCAGACTGCGCTGTGCAATGAAATCAAACTGTTGCTCGACACATTGCCGCTCGATGGCGCGCGTGTCCTCGAACTCGGCTGCGGCAAGGCTGAAAAGACGCGGCTTTTGGCGGAAACCGGGCGGCCGAGTGAAATCATCGCCCTCGAAGTCCACACCATCCAGCACGCGCGCAATCTGGAGATTGCCGATCTGCCGACGGTGCGCTTCAGCCACGGTGGTGCCGAGGCGATTCCGGTCGACGACGCCAGCGTCGACATCGTGCTCATGTTCAAGTCGCTGCATCACGTGCCGGTGGCCGACATGGATCGCGCCCTGGCCGAGATTGCCCGCGTGCTCAAGCCGGGCGGCCTGGCGTGGATTTCCGAACCGGTCTTTGCCGGCGACTTGAACGAGGTCTTTCGCCTGTTCCACAACGAGCAACTGGTCCGCGAGGCGGCCTTTGCGGCGATCTGCAAGGCGGTGGCTTCTGGCAGCCTGAATCTCGACAAGCAGATGTTCTTCAACACCCGCAGCTATTTCGAGAGTTTTGCCCAGTTCGATATCCGGATGATCCAGGTCACGCACACTGATCACCAACTGGCCCCCGAACTTTACCGGCAAGTGCAGGAAAAGTTCGAGTCCTTCATGGGACCGGACGGCGCCACCTTCCTTAATCCGCAGCGCGTCGATCTGCTCCGCAAGCCGGCCTGA
- a CDS encoding sensor histidine kinase, translated as MNRISFRQGMLLGFALIVLLLGGAAVQSWLVVERLVDQSRRSSEQAIQLTASIQELGERTVDIERSARQYLVLDNPVFRLRFDEHLSQSLAVVDRLDTLAAEPLQPLLGGWRMVAEALRSGLDQNIPQAEIIPLLARMAELDGLLKQAGQRWIEGQNRKSLEDLETNRLRLGGRIALALCGALLVALAMGWWLVRPVRHLEQAIIRLGASRFDEAITVSGPADLRQLGKRLDWLRQRLAELEADRERALRHVSHELKTPLTALKEGVSLLREEVPGPLAAGQREVVDILQHNVIGLQQQIESLLTLNAAAFEARRLQIAPTRLRRLLSTVAQRRELHSQSRQLKIVIESSQETAMLDAEKMTVVLDNLLSNAIDFSPENGEIHLSVSHIEGLWRFECIDQGPGVAEEDQQRIFDPFVQGQRVAPAPRQGSGVGLSIVRELVRAMGGTVYLVPQETGAHFCVEIPDEQ; from the coding sequence ATGAATCGAATTTCCTTCCGCCAGGGCATGTTGCTTGGCTTTGCCCTGATCGTCCTGCTGTTGGGCGGCGCGGCGGTGCAAAGCTGGCTCGTCGTCGAGCGGCTGGTCGATCAGAGCCGGCGCAGCAGCGAGCAGGCCATCCAGTTGACGGCGTCGATCCAGGAGCTTGGCGAACGTACCGTCGATATCGAACGCAGCGCGCGGCAATATCTGGTGCTCGACAACCCCGTTTTCCGCCTGCGCTTCGACGAACACCTGAGCCAGTCGCTGGCGGTCGTCGACCGGCTCGATACGCTGGCCGCCGAACCGCTCCAGCCCTTGCTCGGCGGTTGGCGCATGGTGGCCGAGGCGTTGCGCAGCGGTCTTGATCAGAATATTCCGCAAGCCGAGATCATTCCGCTGCTGGCCCGCATGGCTGAGCTCGATGGCCTGTTGAAGCAGGCTGGTCAGCGCTGGATCGAAGGGCAGAATCGCAAGTCGCTGGAAGACCTCGAGACCAACCGCTTGCGTCTCGGCGGGCGCATTGCCCTGGCCCTCTGTGGCGCGCTGCTCGTCGCGCTGGCCATGGGCTGGTGGCTGGTTCGGCCGGTGCGCCACCTTGAGCAGGCCATCATCCGGCTCGGCGCCAGCCGTTTCGATGAAGCCATCACGGTCAGCGGCCCGGCCGACTTGCGCCAACTCGGCAAGCGGCTGGACTGGTTGCGCCAGCGTCTGGCCGAGCTGGAGGCGGACCGCGAGCGGGCCTTGCGCCATGTCTCGCACGAACTCAAAACGCCGCTGACGGCACTGAAGGAAGGCGTCTCGCTGCTCCGCGAGGAAGTCCCCGGACCGTTGGCGGCAGGGCAGCGCGAGGTGGTCGATATCCTCCAGCACAACGTGATCGGCCTGCAGCAGCAAATCGAAAGCCTGCTGACGCTCAATGCCGCCGCCTTCGAGGCGCGTCGCCTGCAAATTGCCCCGACCCGGCTGCGCCGGCTGCTCAGTACGGTGGCCCAGCGCCGCGAACTGCACAGCCAGTCGCGACAGTTGAAGATCGTCATCGAGTCCTCGCAGGAAACGGCCATGCTCGACGCCGAGAAAATGACGGTCGTACTGGACAATCTGTTGTCCAATGCCATCGATTTCAGCCCGGAAAACGGTGAAATCCACCTCTCGGTCAGTCACATTGAAGGCCTCTGGCGCTTCGAATGTATCGATCAGGGACCGGGCGTCGCTGAGGAGGACCAGCAACGCATTTTCGATCCCTTCGTCCAGGGCCAGCGCGTCGCACCGGCGCCGCGCCAGGGCAGCGGCGTTGGTCTCTCCATCGTGCGCGAGCTGGTGCGGGCGATGGGCGGCACGGTGTACCTCGTCCCGCAAGAAACGGGCGCCCATTTTTGTGTGGAAATACCTGATGAGCAGTAA
- a CDS encoding zf-TFIIB domain-containing protein, producing the protein MKPTPCPSCQQPMVKKTFERLLHGTVVLDLCFNCQGIWFDEFESVQITPGGTIKLFELLHEHHDDQRTPLRDPLKCPRCSEKLLHGLDVAKHGGKFNYHRCLQKHGRFTTFAQFMIEKGFVRQLNPAEIDELSAKVGIIRCMGCGAPVDIRKDHACGHCRAPITILDPSAVEQALSRYQHAEVRRTTRDVEALGDAIVMREREISRQKRLKEPENAGIIDAIDLLSAGAEFVWTLIKR; encoded by the coding sequence ATGAAACCCACGCCCTGCCCCTCCTGCCAGCAGCCGATGGTCAAAAAGACCTTCGAGCGCCTGTTGCATGGCACTGTCGTCCTTGACCTCTGTTTCAACTGCCAAGGCATCTGGTTCGACGAGTTTGAAAGCGTGCAGATCACACCGGGCGGCACCATCAAACTGTTCGAACTGCTGCATGAACACCACGACGACCAACGCACTCCGCTGCGCGACCCGCTGAAATGCCCGCGCTGCAGTGAAAAGCTCCTGCATGGCCTCGATGTCGCCAAGCACGGCGGCAAGTTCAACTACCATCGCTGCCTGCAAAAACATGGTCGTTTCACCACCTTCGCCCAGTTCATGATCGAAAAGGGCTTCGTCCGCCAGCTCAACCCGGCCGAAATCGACGAACTGTCGGCCAAAGTCGGCATCATCCGCTGCATGGGCTGCGGCGCCCCGGTCGATATCCGCAAGGACCACGCCTGTGGCCACTGCCGGGCGCCGATCACCATCCTCGACCCGTCCGCCGTCGAACAGGCGCTCAGCCGCTACCAGCATGCCGAAGTACGCCGCACGACACGCGACGTCGAAGCGCTCGGCGACGCCATCGTGATGCGTGAACGTGAAATCTCACGCCAGAAACGCCTGAAGGAGCCGGAAAACGCCGGCATCATCGACGCCATCGACCTGCTTTCAGCCGGCGCCGAATTTGTCTGGACGTTGATCAAGCGCTAG
- a CDS encoding peptidase U32 family protein, with translation MTRIQHPLELLAPAKNADFGIEAIKHGADAVYIGGPAFGARYGAGNDVAEIKRLCDFAHRFRARVFVALNTILRDDELEDSRQLAWQLYEAGADALIIQDMGLLELDLPPIQLHASTQTDNRNADKVKFLEDVGFSQVVLARECSLNEIINIASQTNVSLEYFVHGALCVAFSGQCYISQAHTGRSANRGECSQACRLPYTLVDDKGKTITENQHLLSMKDNNQTANMLELARAGVCSFKIEGRLKDLSYVKNITAHYRGLLDQIIANNPEFTRASSGRSTYTFTPQPDKTFNRGYTDYFANDRQDDIGAFDSPSFVGELIGEVVEIGDGCFTVNAEKPFNNGDGVCFYDAHGEVVGMRINRADGKTLFPAEMPEELTEGASLFRNRDQEFERSLEKESADRRISVKPVLTETEDGFTLTLTDEDGVNVTVNRKNGPKSEWQLAQNPEAAMAKLTENLGKFGNTIFVAEPVELKLSQPWFLPVSAINALRREATEQLEAARIASHPRPPRAAPAANPAPYPQEELTYLGNVFNAKARQFYEKHGVKLIEEAYEAGNEKGMVSLMITRHCLRYSFNLCPKEVKHLKPDPMTLINGNEKLILKFDCKACEMHVVGKMKKGVTLNLGTIRPAA, from the coding sequence ATGACCCGAATTCAACACCCCCTCGAACTCCTCGCCCCGGCCAAGAACGCCGATTTCGGCATTGAAGCCATCAAACACGGGGCCGACGCCGTCTACATCGGCGGCCCGGCTTTCGGCGCCCGTTACGGCGCCGGCAACGATGTCGCCGAAATCAAACGGCTCTGTGATTTCGCCCACCGCTTTCGCGCCAGGGTCTTCGTCGCGCTCAACACCATCCTGCGCGACGACGAGCTCGAAGACAGCCGCCAACTCGCCTGGCAACTTTACGAAGCCGGCGCCGATGCGCTGATCATCCAGGACATGGGTTTGCTTGAACTCGACCTGCCGCCGATCCAGCTCCACGCCAGCACGCAGACCGATAATCGCAACGCCGACAAGGTCAAGTTTCTCGAAGATGTCGGCTTCTCGCAGGTCGTTCTGGCGCGCGAATGCAGCTTAAACGAAATTATCAATATTGCTTCGCAAACCAATGTTTCATTGGAATATTTTGTTCACGGCGCGCTGTGCGTTGCATTCAGCGGCCAGTGCTACATCAGCCAGGCCCACACCGGGCGCAGCGCCAACCGCGGCGAGTGTTCGCAGGCCTGCCGCCTGCCCTACACCCTGGTCGACGACAAGGGTAAAACCATCACCGAGAACCAGCATCTGCTGTCGATGAAGGACAACAATCAGACCGCCAACATGCTCGAACTGGCCCGCGCCGGCGTCTGCTCCTTCAAGATCGAGGGGCGACTCAAGGACCTCAGCTACGTCAAGAACATCACCGCGCACTATCGCGGCCTGCTCGACCAGATCATCGCCAATAACCCGGAATTCACCCGCGCCTCGAGCGGTCGCAGCACTTACACCTTCACGCCGCAGCCGGACAAGACATTCAACCGCGGCTACACCGATTATTTCGCCAACGACCGTCAGGACGACATCGGCGCCTTCGATTCGCCCAGTTTCGTCGGTGAACTGATCGGCGAGGTCGTCGAGATTGGCGACGGCTGTTTCACCGTCAATGCCGAAAAGCCCTTCAACAACGGCGATGGCGTCTGTTTCTACGACGCCCACGGCGAAGTCGTCGGCATGCGCATCAACCGGGCCGATGGCAAAACCCTGTTCCCGGCCGAAATGCCTGAAGAACTGACCGAGGGCGCCAGCCTCTTCCGCAACCGTGACCAGGAATTCGAGCGCTCACTGGAGAAAGAATCGGCTGACCGTCGCATTTCAGTCAAACCGGTGCTGACCGAAACCGAAGACGGCTTCACGCTGACCCTGACCGACGAAGATGGCGTGAATGTTACGGTCAACCGGAAAAACGGGCCAAAATCAGAATGGCAACTGGCCCAGAACCCCGAAGCGGCGATGGCCAAGCTCACCGAAAACCTCGGCAAATTCGGCAACACCATTTTCGTCGCCGAGCCGGTTGAATTAAAGCTCAGCCAGCCCTGGTTCCTACCCGTCAGCGCCATCAACGCCCTGCGCCGCGAAGCCACCGAACAGCTCGAAGCCGCCCGCATCGCCAGCCACCCGCGCCCGCCGCGCGCCGCCCCGGCCGCCAACCCGGCGCCCTACCCACAGGAAGAACTGACCTATCTCGGCAACGTCTTCAACGCCAAGGCCCGCCAGTTCTACGAGAAACACGGCGTCAAGCTGATCGAGGAAGCCTACGAGGCCGGCAACGAAAAAGGCATGGTCTCGCTCATGATCACCCGCCACTGCCTGCGCTACAGCTTCAACCTGTGCCCGAAGGAAGTGAAACACCTCAAGCCGGACCCGATGACGCTGATCAACGGCAACGAAAAGCTGATTCTCAAGTTCGACTGCAAAGCCTGCGAAATGCACGTCGTCGGCAAGATGAAGAAGGGCGTGACGCTCAACCTCGGGACCATCCGCCCCGCCGCCTGA
- the ettA gene encoding energy-dependent translational throttle protein EttA, whose product MAQYVMSMLRVSKIVPPKRQIIKDISLSFFPGAKIGLLGLNGSGKSTVLKIMAGVDKEYDGEVQHLAGVSIGYLPQEPQLDAAKTVREEVESALGEVMQAQAKLDEVYAAYADPEADFDKLAEEQARLEAIIATAGSDTEAQMELAADALRLPPWEAVIGNLSGGEKRRVALCKLLLAKPDMLLLDEPTNHLDAESVEWLEQFLVRFPGTVVAVTHDRYFLDNAAEWILELDRGHGIPYKGNYSSWLEQKEARLETENKQIDAHMKAMKQELEWVRSNPKARQAKSKSRIARFEELSSQEYQKRNETQEIFIPVGDRLGGKVIEFNGVTKSFGDKLLMDNVSFTIPAGAIVGIIGPNGAGKSTLFKMITGQQQPDSGTVDIGPTVKMAYVDQSRDCLDGTKTVFEELAQGSDILQIGKFEMPSRAYIGRFNFKGADQGKQVGNLSGGERGRLHLAKTLMTGGNVLLLDEPSNDLDVETLRALEDALLEFPGCAMVISHDRWFLDRICTHILSAEGDSQWNFFEGNFQEYEEDKKKRLGEEGAKPKRIRYKPITR is encoded by the coding sequence ATGGCTCAATACGTCATGTCCATGCTCCGCGTGAGCAAGATCGTTCCGCCCAAGCGGCAGATCATCAAGGATATTTCCCTCTCCTTCTTCCCCGGCGCCAAGATCGGCCTGCTCGGCCTGAACGGCTCGGGCAAATCGACCGTGCTCAAGATCATGGCTGGCGTGGACAAGGAATACGACGGCGAGGTGCAGCACCTGGCCGGCGTCTCGATTGGCTACCTGCCGCAGGAACCGCAACTCGATGCCGCCAAGACGGTGCGCGAGGAAGTTGAGTCTGCCCTCGGCGAAGTCATGCAGGCCCAGGCCAAGCTCGACGAGGTTTATGCTGCCTACGCCGACCCGGAAGCCGATTTCGACAAGCTGGCCGAGGAACAGGCCCGCCTGGAAGCGATCATCGCCACCGCCGGCTCGGATACTGAAGCGCAGATGGAACTGGCCGCCGACGCCCTGCGCCTGCCGCCTTGGGAAGCCGTCATCGGCAACCTGTCCGGCGGTGAAAAGCGTCGTGTCGCGCTGTGCAAACTGCTGCTCGCCAAGCCCGACATGCTGCTGCTCGACGAACCGACCAACCACCTCGACGCCGAATCGGTCGAATGGCTGGAGCAGTTCCTCGTCCGCTTCCCGGGCACCGTCGTCGCCGTCACCCACGACCGCTACTTCCTCGACAACGCGGCCGAATGGATCCTCGAACTCGACCGCGGCCACGGCATTCCGTACAAGGGCAATTACTCCAGCTGGCTGGAGCAGAAGGAAGCCCGCCTGGAAACGGAAAACAAGCAGATCGACGCCCACATGAAGGCGATGAAGCAGGAACTGGAATGGGTGCGCAGCAATCCGAAAGCCCGCCAGGCCAAGAGCAAGTCCCGTATCGCCCGCTTCGAGGAACTGTCCAGCCAGGAATACCAGAAGCGCAACGAGACGCAGGAAATCTTCATCCCGGTCGGCGACCGTCTGGGCGGCAAGGTCATCGAGTTCAACGGCGTCACCAAGTCCTTCGGCGACAAGCTGCTCATGGACAACGTCAGCTTCACCATCCCTGCTGGCGCCATCGTCGGCATCATCGGCCCGAACGGCGCCGGTAAATCGACGCTGTTCAAGATGATCACCGGCCAGCAGCAGCCCGATTCCGGCACGGTCGACATCGGCCCGACGGTCAAGATGGCTTACGTCGATCAGTCACGCGACTGCCTCGACGGCACGAAGACCGTTTTCGAAGAGCTGGCGCAGGGCAGCGACATACTGCAAATCGGCAAGTTCGAAATGCCGTCGCGCGCCTACATCGGCCGTTTCAACTTCAAGGGCGCCGATCAGGGCAAGCAGGTCGGCAATCTGTCCGGCGGCGAACGCGGTCGTCTGCACCTGGCCAAGACGCTGATGACCGGCGGCAACGTCCTGCTGCTCGACGAACCGTCCAACGACCTTGACGTCGAAACCCTGCGCGCCCTGGAAGACGCGCTGCTCGAGTTCCCCGGCTGCGCCATGGTCATTTCCCATGATCGCTGGTTCCTCGACCGGATCTGCACGCACATCCTGTCGGCCGAAGGCGATTCGCAGTGGAATTTCTTCGAAGGCAACTTCCAGGAATACGAAGAAGACAAGAAGAAGCGCCTCGGCGAAGAAGGCGCCAAGCCGAAGCGGATTCGCTACAAGCCGATCACTCGCTAA
- a CDS encoding class I SAM-dependent methyltransferase — protein sequence MKKPNITAEIPEIRPGQSIELLKELHILTRDGKLNQDTRRKLKQVYHLYQFIEPLLDGAETLVDHGAGKSYLGFILYDLCIKNRAQGEIIGIETRQELVEKSRELAARLGFERMRFLACTVEDSLTASELPASVDVVTALHACNTATDDAIRFALTKNARHIVLVPCCQAEVAATMRARKNESLSQKPLSELWRHPIHTRELGSHLTNVLRCLLLESHGYDVTVTELVGWEHSMKNELIIASKRDAPRKNARERAEAILREFNIEELAPRFTY from the coding sequence ATGAAGAAGCCAAATATCACCGCCGAGATTCCCGAAATCCGTCCCGGGCAGTCCATCGAACTGCTCAAGGAACTCCACATCCTTACCCGTGACGGCAAGCTCAATCAGGACACGCGGCGCAAGCTCAAACAGGTCTATCACCTCTACCAATTCATCGAACCGTTGCTGGATGGCGCCGAGACGCTGGTCGACCATGGGGCCGGCAAGTCGTATCTCGGTTTCATCCTCTACGATTTATGTATCAAGAATCGTGCCCAAGGCGAGATCATAGGCATTGAAACGCGCCAGGAACTCGTCGAGAAATCCCGCGAACTGGCCGCCCGGCTTGGCTTTGAGCGCATGCGCTTCCTTGCCTGCACGGTCGAGGATTCGCTGACTGCGAGCGAGCTGCCAGCCAGCGTCGATGTCGTGACAGCGCTACACGCCTGCAACACCGCCACCGACGACGCCATCCGTTTCGCCCTGACCAAGAACGCCCGCCATATCGTCCTCGTCCCTTGCTGTCAGGCCGAAGTCGCCGCCACGATGCGGGCCAGAAAGAACGAATCGCTGTCGCAAAAACCGCTGTCCGAGCTTTGGCGACACCCGATCCATACCCGCGAACTCGGCAGCCACCTGACCAACGTCCTGCGTTGCCTGCTGCTCGAATCGCATGGTTACGACGTCACCGTCACCGAACTGGTCGGCTGGGAACACTCGATGAAGAACGAGCTGATCATCGCTTCAAAGCGCGACGCGCCCCGCAAAAACGCCCGCGAACGGGCCGAAGCCATCCTGCGCGAGTTCAATATCGAAGAACTTGCGCCGCGTTTCACGTACTAA